From one Passer domesticus isolate bPasDom1 chromosome 15, bPasDom1.hap1, whole genome shotgun sequence genomic stretch:
- the TEDC2 gene encoding tubulin epsilon and delta complex protein 2 isoform X4, with product MLPAGRGRRAAAALRAALGEGAERRRELERRAARSRALLGRWDDEEEERPQPQSGSSTEQEDRPSPKELEELELLNRALEKALKVRKSVLKTPLETQGATGQKWVGEAHAPKKAEEQQVPVEDVSECRKVRGGSKKPMLLKKPSPYQLRAPYRTDPDVKKLQRKVPARCVSQGPRTAGKISSKGVTSKQGKSHRTATGASAREVCAAAELQETPGLPESAPNEQQSFSGGDSAAGKNSTVAGKQLLDAGKKSCGFLGESSKKEDTASAWGRSTSPGTGTLQEKGCQLKLPLSYRKAYSRNSRAWERCRLCQTSADAAAARTRFVERIQTTFEFCSPKLTPSPAEIEEELRGLQDVPSHLRQYVEAEPADHSTLQGEYESLLTLEGLQTTVSQCLQKLQLLREVSRS from the exons ATGCTGCCTGCGGGCCGCGGCCGAAG ggcggcggcggcgctgagGGCGGCGCTGGGCGAgggcgcggagcggcggcgggagcTGGAGCGGCGGGCGGCGCGGAGCCGGGCGCTCCTGGGGCGCTG GGATGATGAGGAAGAGGAGCGGCCGCAGCCACAGTCAGGCTCCAGCACTGAGCAGG AAGACAGGCCTTCACCCAAGGAGCTAGAGGAGCTGGAACTGCTGAACAGGGCCTTAGAGAAGGCCCTGAAGGTCAGGAAAAGCGTCTTGAAAACTCCATTAGAGACTCAGGGAGCTACAGGACAGAAATGGGTAGGTGAGGCACATGCTCCCAAGAAAGCTGAAGAGCAGCAGGTGCCTGTTGAGGATGTTTCTGAGTGCAGGAAAGTGAGAGGTGGAAGCAAAAAGCCTATGTTGCTGAAGAAGCCCTCTCCATACCAGTTAAGAGCCCCTTACAGGACTGACCCAGATGTGAAGAAACTGCAAAGGAAGGTCCCAGCCAGATGTGTTTCTCAAGGCCCCAGGACAGCTGGGAAGATCTCCTCAAAAGGAGTGACTTCCAAACAGGGAAAGAGTCACAGGACAGCAACTGGTGCCAGTGCCAGAgaagtctgtgctgcagctgaacTCCAGGAGACACCTGGCTTGCCTGAATCTGCCCCAAATGAGCAGCAGAGCTTTTCTGGAGGGGAttcagctgcaggaaagaaTTCCACAGTTGCTGGTAAGCAGTTACTTGATGCAGGGAAGAAAAGTTGTGGTTTCCTGGGAGAGTCCAGCAAAAAGGAGGACACTGCAAGTGCATGGGGAAGGAGCACCTCACCAGGGACAGGCACCCTGCAGGAAAAGGG ATGCCAGCTGAAGCTCCCCCTTTCCTACAGGAAAGCCTATTCCAGGAACTCCAG ggcATGGGAGAGATGTCGCCTGTGCCAAACAAGTGCagatgcagcagctgcaaggacCCGTTTTGTGGAGAGAATCCAGACAACC TTTGAGTTTTGCTCCCCGAAGCTGACCCCCAGTCCTGCAGAGATAGAGGAGGAATTAAGGGGCCTCCAGGATGTCCCCTCCCATCTGAGGCAGTATGTGGAAGCTGAGCCTGCAG ATCATTCCACTCTGCAAGGAGAGTATGAAAGCCTTCTGACCTTGGAGGGTTTGCAAACCACGGTGTCCCAGTgcctgcagaagctgcagctgctgcgagAAG TCTCCAGGAGCTGA